The genomic DNA GTATTGATCACATATTGAATCATATTTGATGAAGATTTCAGTGTTTACAGaaataaaagatattttgatTTATGAGAAACAGTTTACTTGTTTACTTAGTATCATATCCTTGCAAAATGTGACTTAAAAGATTATGAATAAAGGTACGGTGCACAAAATAAAAAGTCCAGGTGGTGGCTGGTGTTGATCATTAAAGACTCATTTGCCATAGAGGTTCTGGGAAGCAGTAGAGTAAGGTTATTATATGATTATAAAActctttttagcattttaattgctGGCAAGTATTATTGTTGTGTTATCATCTGTAGAATAATTATTAGAATGGTAAACTATACAAGGTTGAACTTGTCACAAACAATGTCAGGAGAGCACTCCTGTGAATGTGACCAATCACCAGTTTACAGCTGTCTTCGGTAAACAGATGGAGGGACTTTGGTCCCATTTACCTATAATATTATAAGCACTTCCTTATAAGACACTATAGTAGATCATAATAGAGCCAGTACCATGGGACCGTCTTTCCATTAGCTCAGTCCTCTATGATGTTTGTCATGTCTCACTATTCAACACAAATATACGCATTTCTAagggatttttttaaagcattcagcACAAGTGAAGTCACAACAACGGTTGGCACACTATAAAGTAAAAACAAGTTACTGCACACAcccaaaacaaagcaaaaatgtgACTGTTGTTTCACATGTAAACATATCACAACCATTTTCCTTATACCTGGCTGCTTATCTCCAGCTGAGACAGAGAGCGGTAATATATTCAGTCGACAGTCATGTGACATTGCAAATGGTTTGAATTTATGGCCGATTTCTTTAGTATTATGGTTTTGTTATGCATGTGCAATGTCTTATCAGTTCCCATAAGAATTGTGGAACCAGATGAATAACAATTACCATGCAGACCGTTGTAGtttgtcaaaaacatttttttagaagATTCCATTTtatgttaaagggacagttcaccaaaaatgaacaaaagtgtcatcatttactcacacaagTTGTTTCGAACTGGAGTTGAACACAAaagacaacatttttaaaaagaggaccaagctgaattttttttttttttttttcttaaatgtatttgaaatacatctaTTTCATTCCAAGTATAATACAAATACACGGACATAtttatgtgcttaataaaaatactctgcacttgtacttttagtatacttaaagtctgctaaattggaacaactaattttgtacttaatgcactttaattgtgcagaagtagtgctgaagtccaggTAAAGATTTCCTTAAGTATATTTGACTGtgttaaagtggaactattgcaagtatacttcaggtacactttaaatatcttgcatttaaagacctatattttttaaagttcatacaatcctcatcagtAGTGACATTAAAATTGTAGGTTTAATATTGAGAAATGTGCATTGAGttagtactccaaataaagtttaattgtaGTCTTGAGCGatatgtcagtaaaaaaaaaaaaaaagatttgaactaaatatgaaataaattttaagtttaaatatataaaattttaaatattatattataatattttaaatatattacttttttatttttttactagcgAATGGCTACCATGAACTGTTTGGTTAGCATCAttccttaaaatatattttgtgctcATCAGAAGAAAGAATCTCATATTTGAAACTTGAGGATCTGCAAACAATGATTTTTAAATTTGGGTGAAcgattactttaaaaaaatacaggcaTTTTTATGTGTGATACAAAATATTCAGTTGCAGCACCTGCCTACTGTAATTTgattaaactattaaaatctaaataattcaCAATGCTGTGAATGAATGTGCTTCAAAAGTTGGGTAAAACATGTTATGCTTTGTCAATCTTGCATTAACCAAGGTATAGATGACAAAGCGTAATCTAATCCTGCAGAAAACCAGTTCCTACTTCCCTGTCCTTGTCATCCATCCCGCTTTTCCGTAATTTACACAGGTACATGTGTCAGATGGTGTGTGAAGGAGGGGTGGGAGAACAAGATAATGATTAATATTTGAGTCACAGCTCAGAAGTATAATTCAAACTTGTGAGGAGCAGGTGAAGGCAGTCACACTTTACTGGAAGGCCAAGACAGGTCTGGAGAAAGACAGCCATTGAAATACACATTTTGGGAACTTTTTTCAACTTTTCAGACTTTATTTGAACCCCACTGAAGAAAGCATCAAGATAAAAAGAAGAATACCATATTCCTCTTTTAAGgtaatacttttttcttttcgtTTCACACtgcccctatatatatatatatatatatatatatatatatatatatatatatatatatatatatatataatactgtttatataaactatatactgtatacatttatCAGTGCATCGACAATATATTTTGagtttcaccttttttttttttttatcatatttagccATTCACTCAACTTCCTGAACCACACTTGTagactttataaaaaaataatttttaaaatgaatcaaaattacTGGAAtttgttaacaaaaaaataaacaaattataaaataaaaatcaattttttCTCTTTTGAAATTTTAAAGTGTGGCTGTTTCTTAATAATTTTTTGGGGAAATTAAATATCAGTTGTGAAAACTGTTCCTACACCATTTTTTAGAGTAGGACAACAGCATATATCTTTTAAGTTAAAGATGGTGACactacaataaattaatattgtATTTCAGATTTTGTTCTGACTACACAACAGGATGGAGGAACCGGAAGTATCTACAGCATCACGTACCAATTCAATACGGCACCAACACAAGACACTGGTCTCCGGTGATGACCAGGACAATGCCTGGGACGCTGGTCCGGAGTGTTCAATCTGCTTTTGCGCATACGACAACACCTTCAAGACACCGAAGCTTCTAAAATGTACCCATACCTTCTGTCTGGAATGTCTGTCTCGCTTTGTGACTATTTCACCAGAGCAGGAGGGTACCCAGATCACCTGCCCTCTTTGTCGGCGGCCAACATCCCTGCCTGAGCACGGTCCTCCAGATCTGGACACCAGCCAGGAGGTTTTGGGTCAACTTCCAAGCGACCAGCAACAAGTGGAGAAAGTTTATCTAGATGGAAAGAGGCTGTGCTACTCAAACCCTATGATACCCAACTGCGTCTGCATTGAAATCGGGGAGCATAAACCAGAGGAGACGCCGAGAAGTGAGGAGAGAAGAGAGGGCTGTGGACACAGCCTGCTGCGATTCTTGGGTTTTTATGGAAACCGGAAGAGGCTTGTGGTCTTAATAATAGTGCTTCTTGTAGTCTTATTCATTATGTGGCCCATCCAGTGCTTTTTCTTCCCAAACTCCATGTCACAATGCTTCAGAAAATCAGCACCTATTTTCAATCCTCCAAGAACTACAGTCGGTACCTAAGACACACAGGTGGACACAAGAAGTTTTTATTCAAAACTGGAAacagtttaaatttcattaatttaaaaaaaagaaaaagtctaaAAGCATGACTGATAAGCTGAAACCACAGCCACAACCTTTACAGCTTCATATGACAGGAAACCtgtattgtacagtatatatCTACTTTGCCATTTAAATTCAATATTTGTTACAGAGAATTTCATTGTTATATCACATACTTCCTAAATGtcactgtaaatatttaaaattattttctgtgtttAAAACAGATGACCAAAATAAACATTAgggtaaaacagtttttataattGACAATTTTATAATTGTTTGATTGTGTTGGCTGGAACCCTCTAAAAGCTCTttgcacattttttaaaataataaacctgcaatttattgtgttttttaaatttctattttatatatatatatatatatatatatatatatatatatatatataaattaagcaTGTATATTGACTAATGAGTTTTTAAAATGGTTGTATTAAcaggaaaatatattttgtaaaatataaaaatatatatattttaatcaaatgtatcaaaatatctttttaataAACTTTTCTCACTAcatctgtatatgtatattttcaccaaatgaaatgatttttaatgcaaattaattatttcctaaaactatttcattatttatttaaaatatatattaaatagtatACTTCAAATACATTAACACCTATTGTCATATCACTTAAGACttgctaataatatatatatatatatatatatatatatatatatatatatatatatatatatatataattacattttatttggagcatttctttattgcacaatgcacatttattaatattatggcTAAAATAGGTTTTAATATCACTAATAATACAGATTGTATGATCTCGtataatatcagtctttaaatgaAAGATACTTAacagtgtacctgaagtatacttgctTTAGTTCTACTTTAGCACAATCACATTACAGTATATCTTTAGTTTGACCTCAGCACTACTTCTGTACGATTTAAGTGCATTAAGCATGAAATTAGTTGTTACTTAATTAGCAGACTTGAAGTAGACCAGTTAAGTATACCAAAAGTACAATTATACACTATTTATATCAAGcacaaaaatatgtaaatgtatttgtagtatttttttttccactaggatatttttcctgttttttatttttttttattttactaaataatatacTAGAAATATTCttctaatatatttacagtaatacTTCATGACAATATATAACACTGCCAGACTTTTATTACCACAGATTGATCACAACTTGTTTTTACAGTGTTACTTCccgaaaaccaaaaaaaaaaaaatcaaagtattTTCCGTTCAGCGTGTTGTTCAAGGATTTAACCCTTTACTGAATAGCAGCTTAGCTGATCAGTGTCAGATTCGTACCATCTCCCCAGAGAAACCCTATTTATAAATGTGAAATGGAATGCCCCTCTGAGAATGCAGAACACATGCACACCTCCATGTGATCAGACACATAGCTCTATTTATAACAGACCTGGACGTAGGGCCCCTCTCTCCCACATGCAAGGGCAGTGGAGTTTTTGAAGGTGTACCATGCCAGTATCGGATCAACACTGAAGTTACTTAACACTGAAGTGTTTCGAAAGCACAACTAACGACTAAAGGTAGGAAAAACATAAAGGAAATGAGATTTTTTTAATGGAAGCTGACTGGATGCAGAGTTTGCGGAGCTAGAACTTTGTGGAAATATTTTCCATTGGCCTGTGCTGTGTGTACTGGTGCTACTGTACCAAATATACCTAACCATGTACGCAATGAAAAAGGACATGATGCACAGGGTCTCGTTAATATTTATAatctaataaagaaataaagactcAATCAAATAATACTAAAGAACTAATTGCAAAACAGTTATGATCTTCCTGGGaaagaaaaattttaaatgagcctataGCTGAATGCATTATCCTAAGACTATGTGTGTCCacgtgtgtttgtaaaaaaatgcCCCACAACCTAGATAAGATAAGACTGTTTTCCACTAAAAAGTTGTAAATCATGATTGGTATTCTTGGCATCAAGAGACACAGCTAGGTCATTTCTAAGGAACTGGACCATGCAAAATATTTGCAAAAGGCAAGTCACACAAACAGCACATCATGCTGCTGTTTTTTTATGTGGGGCTATTTCCTCTCACTGACATTTCAATACACAAATCACCTTGCAGTGAGTTGTTTTGAATACTCTGGGTACAGAGTATTTGGAGTCAGCTTACAGTCAGACCAAGATCATCCTCACAGGGGTTTTGGAGACAATTTGAGCAGTTTTTGTTTATAAACATTTCGGAATTTGAGTTACTTTGAAACAAAAGTATATTTCTCATTTAATTTGTTGAAAATGAGTTTGGGCTCTCACCTGCTGCATTAGAATGGcctacttaatatatatatatatatatatatatatatatatatatatatatatatatacactggggAATTTTGTCTTTTGAACAACCGAAACTTGTTTTGTGTACAATGTTGCGTTTTAGTTTTGTGTGTGGTGCACTGTCAAATGTTTAGTATCCAATAACTAATAACacagagttgttgttgttttttttacagttttatttagttgtgtcttacaattttattttgtaaaaaataaaaataaaaaaaagaataataataattctcagaACCATAATAAAGTCTTGTATGGTTCTGTCATTCATGTTAACTTTTAACCAACAGTCTACCGATATATTAAATAAGGTTTACATGCAAATGcatgaaaaaatgtataacacgttttaaatatacagtagtcTGActgaaattaaaatctttttcttgttttgtgaAAATTTCATGCAATAATTTAagattcttaaaatatttttagatgtctaattttttttaatggcttaTAGCTCAACTAGATCAATTTCCTTTCTTGCAGGTCAAATTTTTGCACGAATGActgttattatattaaaataaacatgaaaattgTACAACTGAATTGAAAGATGCAGTCTATACTGATCagctaaataaaatacattactgttcaaagggTTTTTTgctgaatttaatattttaattcaccaaggatgcattaaattaacttttgaccaccaaacttttgaacggtagtgtatatattttggtaaaaattattattattattattattattattgtctgttTCTATCTTTTTTTCAGATGTCATACCAAACCTTTTGAGCTCAACTGCAATGGATGACTTAGACCACAGTGTGCTGATAGCAGAGCAGGACTGGGACTGTTTCTGTACAGAGAGTGAGGAATGTTCTGTTCAGCAGGCTGAGCTTGCAGCCTTAGATGAGTCTGGCTTCAGTGACACTGATGATGACAAAACCTTTGTCCCCGTGTCATCTGTTCCCACCCAAACCAGCCCTGACCAACCTTGTGAAGAAGATCAAATAGTAGAATGTCAATTACAACATACATCTGAGAATTCAGAGTTTACTGAATATCCTAGTTCTAAGACAGAGCCACATAATACCAGGTTTACTGAACAGATGTCCGATGCTGGAGCAAATGAACCGGGGGCTACATATGAAGACGGCAACCTGACTGAGAAGTTAAACTTAGAGAAATTAAGAGGAAACTGTGAAAATACATTAAGCCAAGCCACAAACACACCAGTCTCTGAAATAAAGCATGAAAAGAGTATAGATGGCATAGAAATGCTAACTGAAATGACAGACTGTTCAACAGTGGCCAAAAAAGAGAAGGAACGTTGGTTTGTGACTGTAAATGACAGCCCAGTCCGTCTGAGAATAAAGGATCCCACCtcagtccaaaaaaaaagaagaaaaaaaaaaaaaccttctaaaAACTTCAGACAGAATACCGGAGTGATGGAGAAGTGCTCTTCCTTGAATAACAATACAGAACCAGATGAAACTACTGAGAGACAAATAACGCAGGAGACATTTGAACaagaaaatatttctttttactCACCCAATATTCAAAATGTGCTTCATATCGaagatattaaatgtattttgccCACTGGGTCATCTGAGGATCATCCTATTAGTCTAAAAAAGGAAAGCATGACAGAAATTCCAGAagcaaaattagaaaaaaatcccGCAGACTCTCTAAATTCACTTTTAACCCCCAAACAGATGCCACAGACCATGTTTAAAGATCTCACTGGCTCTATGCCACAGTACTGTGATCATGAAAGCGCAGTGTGTGATAAATATGACAAATCCGTAGTAGAAATTAACTCTGAATGTCAACATACAACTGATCATTTAAGCCACTTTAATATTGACACAGAGGTGGAAAGTCCAGGTGCCTCTAAACCCACTGTTCCTTCAGATactaaagaagaaaaaacagaacAGCAAGAGCCCTTGGGAAAGTCTTATAATAGAGAAGCATCCCAAGAGACACAATCCTCTAGTAACAGTGCCAAGACTTCAGGTCCAACTCCACCCATATTTGCCATTTCCTCCTTTTGGGATGAAATGGAAAAACTGACAATAAATGATATTTTGCAGCTTAGAACAGCCAATAACAGGACAGAAAACATAATTCCAGAAGAAAGCAGCCATGTGGCCACTGTCAACACTCATCTTCTAGAGAGGGGTGAGGTGGAATCTAAAGATGATAGTTTAGAAGATGGCCTTGTAGACGACGCAGCAGATTCAGACTATTTCACACATTTGGATGACTCTAAACCAGACCGGTCGAGCTGTGAATTCTCAGCTTACTCTGATTTCGATGAAGAGTTTCTACAGCTTCTTCATGCAAGTGCAAACCCTAGCCCTGAACCCCTTGAAGGCAAAGAGCAAACCCAAAGTTTTCTTGAGTCTGGCATGGATTCAGAAGAAACTTGGCGGAGTGAATCAAAAGAGATGGTGAAGCTGTGTCCTGAGAGTGATCCCTcactattttcatattcagagACAGAAGCAGAGATGCAAGACATATTTCTAATAGCTAAAGAGGGCGAGAACATGAATGCCTTTCTACTGGACCATTGTAGCACAAGGAGATCAACGCCTTCACCAGTTTTATCGATTTCTGATATTCTAGACAATCAGTGTCTGCAGACTTTCTTCGACATCTTGGGAAGTGACACCGAAGCAGAGCAACACCAGACTTGGATCCCAGATAGAAGCACTTCACTTTGTTTTTCACAGAACTTATCTGTGGCTGAGACTTATGATGACTTCTTCTCAGACTTTGAAGTTGGGAATTTTCTCTTTCCTTCAATTCAAGTTTCAACAAAGAGTGAGAAAACACTGGTTCCTATTTATTCCTCTTCTCATTCAGTGGTGAAAGACCTAGACTATCCAGAGGTAGAAGAGGTGATACCGTCGGATTGTGAAGACGAGAGTGCCCCAATCAGAGTTATGAAGTGTGCAAAGCCCTCTGACACATCAAACATTTGCTTTATCACTAGAACCTGGAGAAACCTTTCTCTGAGACGCACCAAACTTTTAATGGGAAGTACCTGGTGTAGGATAGCCACCTCTTGGGGTTTTCCCAAGACAGCTGACACCATCTACGGTTATAAAACAAGAACTACAAGTTCTTCTATAGCTCAGCCAAAGCTTCCAGAGCTTTTTCTAGAGAACCAGGCCCTTGGACAAGTGACAGAACATCAGATACGTGTTGGGGCAACGGTTGCAGACACAGGTACATTCTTAgagcatttattttgtttttgtagattaaATAGATATGAAAATGTCAAGTCTAACATTGCAAAATTCTGTTTACAGATAGAGATCGCATTCTTTTTTCATTAAAGCAAACAGACATGTGCCTTGTTTGCATTGCTTTTGCGTCTTGGGTACTAAAGTCAAGCAACCCACAATCTACAGACATGTGGAAAGCAGGTAAAACCAGCATGCTGATAAGACATTTGTGTAATAAGACACAATGATCAGGCTGTTACATATTAAATTAAGCAGTTTATTCAGATAATATGAGCACACAAAATTAACATGATCCTTTTTCCCTCTATTATTTCTCAGCTCTTCTGGCAAACGTGAGCGCGATATCTGCCATCCAGTACTTGCGGCGATATGTAAAAGAAGGATGAACCATAAAAATCTAGTATTAGAGCTTTCTGAGGATTTCTCACAAGGGGCCAGTGTACAGAAAAGGGTTAATTTTGCACAAATTCACAACAAACACTTTAGTAAATACACATGTTAGATCTTATTCCATATTTACTAACAGtcaaatattttcatgtttaatatatcCATGTTACAAAATAGGTGTTCAATCAATAAATATCTTATCAAAGGACAATTTTGTTAAAGAAAAGCATACAAAACAAAGAAGGAAACATTCTGGGGTTTTTTTCTCTGTACAAACACATGTTTAGTtagaagacatatattgctttagATATTATGTTGATATGGACCAGAAATGAACACTGGTAGGTTTTGCGTCAGTTATATTCAGGACTCAAGCTGTTCTATACATATTTATGTTATTCACAAGTAAActattttacagtgtacatataaaaaacatttccactgaTAATCACTCTAGATGTATctattaaatgcaaaaaaattatttggccaaaaaaaaaaaaaagagttaatatAGTTTTTCAGTGAAGAAACCGGTTTGAGTTGTTTCATGAAGAATATAAATTTGCACATAAAATATAGTTGGAAGTTATCGAGGTATCAGAAAGTGCCAGAAAAATATGACTGCTGCTGAATGTCAAATATTtccataagacataagcaaagaCTGATGTCAGTGTGACAAATGTATATAAAACAGCCCCAAAAAATTATGCTTACAAAAgactaattaatatatattactaAAAGAAAATGCACTGAtggaaaaaatactgaaaatatctgTTAATCTGTTAATGGATGAGTAAAAATGATACTAGCTGTTTGTAATAATCAAGCATTTATCATTGAAATGAAAGTTTTGAAAAAACTGTAAGGTAATTGCAACCAGACAATACTGTGCATGTGAAGACAAGTATGCATAAAGACATGGATACTAAAATTAGAATATATTTCCCATTTAAAATATCCGTATACTTTGTAAAATGCTACTGCAAATGTTTAGTGTTAACTTGaagaaaataatgactttttgGCAGTTTTGGAAAAAAGTTACCATCAAAGTTCCAATAACGGCATTAACAGATAACACTCTTCAATTGTCTGCTTTAACACATACAAAACAATGGCACTGcatttaatgttttctattgttaTTTTAACAGTTAATAGTAGTGCACAACAATACACTTGTATTGCATTAAACCATCACAAAattactctttctctctctattgtGTTTATAATGTATTCCATCTTATTGTGAGAATGCTGTGCTCTTTCCCAACcatcatgactatgaaaatgagATGTTTAATTGGCCACGTGCACATGCTAGGATTGAAACTGGTAGTGAGGATACCATCAGATATGCCTTATGCATTTTATTGCTAAGTGCACGTACCTCTTTATAAATGAACTAACTAAATGAACTAACTAAACTTCAGTGCCAAGTAGGGTTACTCATGAACTGACCTGCTTTATCAAAATGTGAAAACACTGCGAGCAGGTGACTATAGGTCTGATCATTCTTCTACAGCATCGTATGACCATGGCAGTGAAGCGACTGTTCTGCAGAGCTAGACAACACTGCACTCGTCATACTAGCCTGCATTTGGTCTACATTATTAAATCAAAAAAGCTAAATTACTGAATGAATAAGATATTGTGGAGTTTACTACATGTGGGTTTTACTGTATATTGATGAGCACTCTGAGGTAAAGATGAAGAGACTGTCAGAGAAAGGGAAGGACAGAGTATGTAAAGCATGCACTTCTTGCACACAGGTCATCTGAAGTTTTTGTATCCAAATCTATCATTGCAACTTTTACATTTCAAcagttaatatattattttaaacatataaTATTTACAATCTTAAAACGAGCGTTTCAATAATCTTTTAAACTAAATTGTGATAAACTCTGGATATTGGACAGCACTTTTCAAATACTTAGTAAATCTACAATATTGTGCTTTTAGCACAATAATGACATTACATGGAAATTTAATTTCCTACAGAAACTTCTAACTTACAGAAATTTCTAAATGGTGTTCATGCAAGGAAAGAAAATTCAGTGTGCTTCAAAAGGATAGTTCTTTCTTACAGCACAAAGGAGTCGGTCAAACGTTTATAAGAGCCAAAAGAGGAATAACCTACGCTGGGTTTTCTGAAATATAAGGTCTGATACCCTGAACACAGAATCACTCAGTAATCCACAGTGGAGGATTTGTTCATTTCAGGACTGCTTGTCTCCCTCTTTCTTCAGACGGCTGTCAAAGAGACAACAGAACAACACGTTGTcaattaaagtgcccctattatggatttttgaagaTTACCTTTCATGCAGCGTAACAGctctaaatgaatgaaaacatcctgcaaagttttaaaatagaaagtgcaccatgtataaagttattgtctctcaaaagaaagagtcaacTCTGAATGATTTAAAGGAGTCATTTTAAAAACGAATCCCAAGCCTAGCATATTgcccgcccacttgttggtcttttcacattggtctgaatgaaaatgcaaattcattctttgccacaaGGTGCCGCATTTGGAGCTGTAAAAATAGCAGTTTCCCCGTTAACACTGTATACAAAGCAGCACTGCCCTCACAAACATCCTTTTTAGGCATTACCATGGAcagtaaaaaaatctataaaaaaaaaaaaattgacacatCTCCACTTCCTTCCACTTAAGAAAAGTGAAGCAAAAGCATCTCAGAATGACCGCTGTCATGTTGGGTAAATGAcgtcatttggagccagagtctgcgcagtagtggtGTGGGGTGGAGCTGCGGAATCAAACTCCCGCCCAAACCACGTCCCCTGAACTTCTCATTTGACTGCC from Carassius carassius chromosome 17, fCarCar2.1, whole genome shotgun sequence includes the following:
- the LOC132160981 gene encoding uncharacterized protein LOC132160981, translating into MDDLDHSVLIAEQDWDCFCTESEECSVQQAELAALDESGFSDTDDDKTFVPVSSVPTQTSPDQPCEEDQIVECQLQHTSENSEFTEYPSSKTEPHNTRFTEQMSDAGANEPGATYEDGNLTEKLNLEKLRGNCENTLSQATNTPVSEIKHEKSIDGIEMLTEMTDCSTVAKKEKERWFVTVNDSPVRLRIKDPTSVQKKRRKKKKPSKNFRQNTGVMEKCSSLNNNTEPDETTERQITQETFEQENISFYSPNIQNVLHIEDIKCILPTGSSEDHPISLKKESMTEIPEAKLEKNPADSLNSLLTPKQMPQTMFKDLTGSMPQYCDHESAVCDKYDKSVVEINSECQHTTDHLSHFNIDTEVESPGASKPTVPSDTKEEKTEQQEPLGKSYNREASQETQSSSNSAKTSGPTPPIFAISSFWDEMEKLTINDILQLRTANNRTENIIPEESSHVATVNTHLLERGEVESKDDSLEDGLVDDAADSDYFTHLDDSKPDRSSCEFSAYSDFDEEFLQLLHASANPSPEPLEGKEQTQSFLESGMDSEETWRSESKEMVKLCPESDPSLFSYSETEAEMQDIFLIAKEGENMNAFLLDHCSTRRSTPSPVLSISDILDNQCLQTFFDILGSDTEAEQHQTWIPDRSTSLCFSQNLSVAETYDDFFSDFEVGNFLFPSIQVSTKSEKTLVPIYSSSHSVVKDLDYPEVEEVIPSDCEDESAPIRVMKCAKPSDTSNICFITRTWRNLSLRRTKLLMGSTWCRIATSWGFPKTADTIYGYKTRTTSSSIAQPKLPELFLENQALGQVTEHQIRVGATVADTDRDRILFSLKQTDMCLVCIAFASWVLKSSNPQSTDMWKAALLANVSAISAIQYLRRYVKEG
- the LOC132160982 gene encoding RING finger protein 223, translated to MEEPEVSTASRTNSIRHQHKTLVSGDDQDNAWDAGPECSICFCAYDNTFKTPKLLKCTHTFCLECLSRFVTISPEQEGTQITCPLCRRPTSLPEHGPPDLDTSQEVLGQLPSDQQQVEKVYLDGKRLCYSNPMIPNCVCIEIGEHKPEETPRSEERREGCGHSLLRFLGFYGNRKRLVVLIIVLLVVLFIMWPIQCFFFPNSMSQCFRKSAPIFNPPRTTVGT